Proteins from a single region of Anastrepha ludens isolate Willacy chromosome 5, idAnaLude1.1, whole genome shotgun sequence:
- the LOC128863121 gene encoding DNA repair and recombination protein RAD54-like → MRRSLAPSQNRALNLRPSYDFTPPLQNKRKRSCQEQALNKTQSPRSVPLSEYEQAIAKVLSRPFKVPIADYVPDYNGGNRCLGMRRSNVRKALHDPQACNALVLYTPPNYTEHERITSDPNKLQVHVVVDPLLSNILRPHQREGVLFMYECVEGLRGGFNGCIMADEMGLGKTLQCVTLVWTLLRQSPDCKPTISKVVVVSPSSLVKNWEKEFNKWLHGRLHCLAIEGGAKEDTIRALEQFVVDSGQRCGTPVLLISYETFRIYANILCRNEMGMVICDEGHRLKNRDNLTYQALMGLKTKRRVLLSGTPIQNDLTEYFSLVNFVNPEMLGSATEFKRNFENAILRGQNADSTDKERERAIEKTQELIGLVNQCIIRRTNQILTKYLPVKFEMVICAKLTDMQRELYKNFIKSDKIRRNLADSNDKALLSALADITTLKKLCSHPDLIYEKVLAGENGFENSQNLFPANYNPKEFSPEFSGKFMLLDFMLASIRTNSDDKVVLISNYTQTLDLFEKLARKRRYAYVRLDGSMTIKKRSKVVDKFNDAESDCFLFMLSSKAGGCGLNLIGANRLFMFDPDWNPANDEQAMARVWRDGQKKPCYIYRLVATGSIEEKILQRQTHKKSLSSAIIDNNDSDEKHFTRDDLKDLFRYEADILSDTHIKLKCKRCVNNIQMQPPPEDSDCTSHLSQWYHCSNNKGLPDSTLSQAWLTSKCVSYVFHHRSQGEAKAKESNEEEKENIQAGCGKEKIDKELNKSDEDTSDDDSDYVPDASD, encoded by the exons AAGTACTCTCACGACCTTTTAAAGTACCTATTGCGGACTATGTACCAGACTACAATGGAGGTAACCGCTGTCTCGGCATGCGGCGCAGTAATGTGCGAAAGGCGTTACATGATCCACAAGCATGCAATGCTTTGGTATTATATACACCGCCAAATTATACGGAACATGAACGCATCACTTCGGATCCAAACAAGCTGCAAGTCCATGTAGTAGTTGACCCACTACTAAGCAATATTCTGCGACCACATCAACGGGAAGGCGTTCTCTTCATGTATGAATGCGTCGAAGGACTTCGCGGTGGGTTCAATGGTTGCATTATGGCCGATGAAATGGGCTTAGGAAAGACTTTGCAATGCGTAACATTAGTATGGACGTTACTACGCCAGAGTCCAGACTGCAAACCGACTATTTCAAAGGTGGTTGTTGTGTCACCTTCATCATTggtaaaaaattgggaaaaagaGTTCAATAAATGGTTACATGGGCGATTGCATTGCCTCGCTATTGAAGGTGGCGCAAAGGAAGATACAATACGTGCTTTGGAACAGTTTGTTGTGGATAGCGGGCAACGCTGTGGAACACCAGTACTCTTAATCAGTTATGAAACATTTCGAATTTACGCGAACATATTATGTCGCAATGAAATGGGCATGGTTATCTGTGACGAAGGACATCGATTGAAAAATAGAGATAATCTAACATATCAAGCCCTAATGGGATTGAAGACGAAGCGCAGAGTTTTACTTTCAGGCACACCAATACAAAACGATTTAACCGAATATTTCAGTTTGGTAAACTTTGTGAATCCGGAGATGTTAGGTTCAGCGACGGAATTCAAGCGGAATTTCGAAAATGCTATATTGCGTGGACAGAACGCTGATTCAACAGATAAAGAACGTGAGCGGGCCATAGAGAAAACACAAGAGCTAATAGGCCTAGTAAATCAATGCATTATACGGCGTACAAATCAaatattgaccaaatatttGCCTGTTAAGTTTGAAATGGTAATTTGTGCAAAACTGACTGATATGCAAAGGGAATTgtataaaaactttataaaatcgGATAAAATTCGGAGAAATTTAGCGG ATTCCAATGATAAGGCCTTGCTATCCGCACTTGCCGACATTACCACATTAAAAAAGCTATGCAGTCATCCAGATCTAATTTATGAAAAAGTGTTGGCAGGTGAGAACGGTTTTGAAAACTCGCAGAACTTATTCCCAGCAAACTATAATCCAAA AGAGTTTAGCCCCGAATTCAGTGGCAAATTTATGCTGCTTGACTTCATGTTGGCTTCAATACGCACGAATAGTGACGATAAAGTAGTACTCATATCGAATTATACACAAACGTTAGATCTGTTCGAGAAACTTGCACGTAAAAG AAGATACGCCTACGTTCGTCTTGATGGTTCCATGACAATAAAGAAACGCAGCAAAGTGGTGGATAAATTTAACGACGCCGAATCTGATTGTTTTCTATTTATGTTGAGCTCGAAGGCTGGTGGATGTGGTTTAAATTTAATTGGTGCAAATCGTCTCTTTATGTTCGATCCTGATTGGAATCCGGCAAATGATGAGCAAGCTATGGCTCGAGTATGGCGAGATGGTCAAAAGAAGCCTTGCTACATATATCGCTTGGTTGCT ACAGgctcaattgaagaaaaaatccTGCAGCGTcaaacacataaaaaatcaCTATCGAGCGCTATAATTGACAATAATGATAGCGATGAGAAACATTTCACGCGCGATGATCTCAAAGACCTATTCCGATACGAAGCTGATATTCTCTCCGATACGCAcattaa ATTAAAGTGCAAACGATGCGTGAACAACATACAAATGCAACCGCCTCCAGAAGATAGCGACTGTACGTCACATTTGTCACAATGGTATCACTGCTCGAACAATAAAGGACTGCCGGATAGCACCTTATCGCAAGCATGGCTAACGAGTAAATGTGTTTCCTATGTTTTTCATCACCGATCCCAAGGCGAGGCAAAAGCAAAGGAGTccaatgaagaagaaaaagaaaatattcaagccGGTTGTGGTAAGGAAAAAATTGATAAAGAACTCAACAAAAGTGATGAGGATACGAGTGATGATGATTCTGACTATGTTCCAGATGCCAGTGATTAG
- the LOC128863122 gene encoding protein ABHD13 — MSQEFGGVPIAFPRSRSVCAISVASCLAFIIFYYYYGSILTLSLLIIIIFFGFYYLQDMVLYHPDLPANSRVYVPIPKMHNLPHETVNIHTRDKVTLHAFWVPQPMERSKAVSTFVYFHGNAGNMGHRMQNVWGIFNHLHCNILMVDYRGYGFSTGVPSERGLTTDARAVIDYLYTRNDLDHTKIVLFGRSLGGAVVIDVAADTVYSQKIMCAIVENTFTSIPDMAVELVHPSANLIPRFCFKNKYLSSWKIGKCSVPFLFISGLADNLVPPRMMRTLYMKCGSERKRILEFIGGAHNDTWIMDGYYQGIQQFLLECQSLSTTPLDKPPEKSNVWHEIQDV; from the exons atgtcTCAAGAATTCGGTGGCGTACCAATCGCATTTCCACGCTCACGTAGCGTTTGCGCCATATCGGTAGCTTCATGTTTagcctttataatattttactactACTACGGTAGTATTTTGACGCTTTCGTTACttatcatcatcatttttt TCGGTTTCTACTACTTACAAGACATGGTGTTGTATCATCCTGATCTCCCCGCGAATTCCCGTGTTTATGTACCCATTCCTAAAATGCATAATCTGCCACATGAGACAGTCAATATACATACACGAGATAAAGTCACATTGCATGCCTTCTGGGTACCTCAGCCCATGGAGCGTTCAAAGGCGGTATCTACTTTCGTATACTTTCATGGAAATGCAGGAAATATGGGTCATCGGATGCAAAATGTTTGGGGAATATTTAATCATCTACACTGTAACATTTTAATGGTGGACTACCGAGGCTATGGATTTTCGACGGGTGTGCCCTCAGAACGAGGTTTAACAACAGATGCTCGTGCTGTAATTGACTACTTGTACACACGAAATGATCTAGACCATACCAAAATAGTATTATTCGGTCGTTCACTGGGCGGTGCAGTAGTCATTGATGTGGCTGCCGACACTGTGTACAGCCAAAAAATTATGTGTGCTATTGTTGAAAACACATTTACCAGCATACCAGATATGGCAGTTGAATTGGTGCACCCATCAGCCAATTTAATACCaagattttgctttaaaaataaa TACCTATCATCATGGAAGATTGGCAAATGTTCTGTACCATTTTTATTCATATCGGGTTTGGCCGATAACTTAGTACCGCCCCGTATGATGCGGACCTTATATATGAAGTGTGGAAGTGAACGAAAGCGCATACTCGAATTTATAGGGGGTGCTCATAATGACACCTGGATTATGGACGG TTATTATCAAGGTATTCAACAATTCCTACTTGAATGTCAAAGTCTTTCGACAACGCCATTAGATAAGCCACCAGAAAAGAGTAACGTATGGCATGAAATACAGGACGTTTAG
- the LOC128862682 gene encoding myotubularin-related protein 2 → MDNTEPIDNSDSLAGKSAPKNASTNSLDTADSKSSSIGSKQGVDLSAQRDTPFVYLDGEDDQDQKNDVTYVCPFRGPAFGALTITNYRLYFRSLPLRDHDPPVVVDVPLGVIARVEKIGGATSRGENSYGIEIFCKDMRNLRFAHKQQNHSRRTVFEKLQSYAFPLSFSGRLFAFAHAGASGPPPPAAENGWAVYEPLAELRRMGVPNDMWRITKLNEAYSVCDSYPVVWAVPKAASDEFLRRVAQFRSRCRLPVLSWIHPRSQATITRCSQPLVGVGGKRSADDELYLSYIMEANVQSDKLAIIDARPSANAIANKAKGGGYESEEAYKNVEIHFLDIHNIHVMRESLRKVKEACYPTIDDSKWLSAIDGTLWLKHIKCILAGAVRIVDKVETMSTSVVVHCSDGWDRTAQLTALSMLFLDPYYRTLRGFEVLIEKEWLSFGHKFQQRIGHGDNRHSDADRSPVFLQFIDCVWQVSQQFPNAFEFNEHFLITIIDHLYSCRFGTFLCNTEAERVAEDLKHKTVSLWTYINSSLNQYLNPLAFSHGAQTVLRPIASMRYVKLWKGLYCRWNPSIRPQNRIYHRTRELLALQDQLIKQVSDLRMKTNSRQTAQTSTRLASPMH, encoded by the exons ATGGATAACACAGAACCAATAGATAATTCAGATAGCTTAGCTGGTAAAAGTGCACCTAAAAATGCGAGCACTAATTCCTTGGATACTGCAGATTCAAAGTCCAGTTCAATTGGTTCAAAGCAGGGCGTTGACTTAAGTGCACAACGTGACACACCCTTTGTTTATTTGGACGGCGAGGATGATCAGGATCAAAAGAACGATGTCACTTACGTATGTCCATTTCGTGGACCGGCTTTCGGTGCTTTAACAATAACCAACTATCGCCTTTATTTCCGTTCATTACCATTACGCGATCACGATCCACCCGTAGTGGTCGACGTGCCATTGGGTGTGATAGCGCGAGTTGAAAAAATCGGAGGTGCAACTTCTCGTGGCGAAAACTCATACGGTATTGAGATATTCTGCAAGgatatgcgcaatttgcgcttCGCTCATAAACAGCAAAATCACTCTCGACGCACTGTTTTTGAGAAGTTGCAATCTTATGCCTTTCCACTGTCATTTAGTGGACGTCTCTTTGCATTCGCTCATGCTGGAGCGTCCGGACCACCACCACCTGCAGCTGAAAATGGTTGGGCTGTGTACGAACCATTGGCCGAATTGAGACGCATGGGAGTTCCAAATGATATGTGGCGCATAACtaagttaaatgaagcttatAGTGTTTGCGATAGCTATCCGGTTGTTTGGGCCGTTCCTAAAGCGGCATCTGATGAATTTTTGCGCCGTGTGGCGCAGTTTCGCTCGCGATGTCGTTTACCTGTACTTTCCTGGATCCATCCACGCTCTCAAGCGACTATAACAAGATGTTCACAGCCTCTGGTAGGGGTGGGAGGCAAGCGCAGCGCTGATGACGAACTCTATCTTAGTTACATAATGGAGGCAAATGTGCAATCAGATAAATTGGCGATCATCGATGCGCGACCCAGCGCCAACGCTATAGCCAATAAGGCCAAAGGAGGTGGATATGAGTCTGAGGAAGCTTATAAGAATGTCGAAATCCACTTTCTTGACATACACAATATACATGTAATGCGTGAAAGTTTGCGAAAAGTGAAGGAAGCCTGCTATCCAACGATAGATGATTCAAAATGGCTTTCCGCAATTGACGGCACACTGTGGTTGAAGCATATCAAGTGCATATTGGCAGGTGCTGTACGTATAGTTGATAAAGTGGAAACTATGAGCACTTCTGTAGTTGTGCATTGCTCTGATGGATGGGATAGAACAGCGCAATTGACGGCATTATCCATGCTATTTTTGGATCCATATTATCGAACATTGCGCGGCTTTGAGGTTCTTATTGAGAAAGAGTGGCTTTCATTCGGACATAAATTTCAACAACGAATCGGCCATGGTGATAATCGCCATTCAGATGCGGACCGCTCTCCTGTTTTCTTGCAATTCATCGATTGTGTATGGCAGGTTAGCCAACAATTTCCCAACGCCTTCGAATTTAACGAACACTTTTTGATAACCATCATTGATCATTTGTATTCTTGTCGTTTTGGCACTTTTTTATGTAACACTGAGGCTGAGCGCGTTGCAGAAG atCTTAAACATAAAACTGTTTCGCTTTGGACATATATTAATAGTTCGTTGAATCAGTATCTCAACCCGCTGGCCTTCTCGCATGGGGCCCAAACCGTTTTGCGACCTATCGCCAGTATGCGTTATGTGAAGTTATGGAAGGGCCTATATTGCCGGTGGAATCCTAGCATACGCCCACAGAATCGTATATACCATCGTACACGTGAACTGCTCGCCCTACAGGATCAGCTTATAAAGCAAGTCAGCGATTTACGTATGAAGACAAATTCACGTCAAACGGCGCAAACTTCTACGCGGCTGGCATCACCAATGCATTAA